Proteins encoded in a region of the Zea mays cultivar B73 chromosome 4, Zm-B73-REFERENCE-NAM-5.0, whole genome shotgun sequence genome:
- the LOC109945686 gene encoding pathogenesis-related protein PR-4 produces MAVSRVSLVFLVASLAMFVLAAFDGAKAQEADGVLATYNLYNPESINWDMRKASTFCATWDADMPLAWRQRYGWTAFCGPAGDHGQASCGRCLQVTNSATQASTVARVVDQCDNGGLDLDISVFQQIDTDGGGMANGHLSVDYQFVDCQD; encoded by the exons ATGGCTGTTTCAAGGGTGTCACTCGTCTTCCTCGTGGCGTCGTTAGCCATGTTCGTCCTGGCCGCTTTTGATGGCGCGAAGGCACAGGAGGCAGACGGCGTGCTGGCGACGTACAACCTGTACAACCCAGAGAGCATAAACTGGGACATGCGGAAGGCGAGCACGTTCTGCGCGACGTGGGACGCGGACATGCCGCTGGCGTGGCGGCAACGCTACGGGTGGACGGCGTTCTGCGGCCCTGCCGGTGATCATGGCCAGGCCTCATGTGGCCGCTGCCTCCAG GTGACGAACAGCGCGACACAAGCGAGCACGGTGGCGAGGGTGGTAGACCAGTGCGACAACGGCGGGCTCGACCTGGACATCTCGGTGTTCCAGCAAATTGACACCGATGGCGGGGGCATGGCCAACGGCCACCTTTCTGTTGACTACCAGTTCGTCGATTGCCAAGATTAG